A part of Bacillus rossius redtenbacheri isolate Brsri chromosome 1, Brsri_v3, whole genome shotgun sequence genomic DNA contains:
- the LOC134534473 gene encoding uncharacterized protein LOC134534473 isoform X1 has protein sequence MPKKPPPSRVHKRTKLSKAIRALRKKNKERITCEESRTDGTGCDDSLLPEQGPSRVHEVTCETSTQLETHEYESGEETIPDSDEWLPQLTVTTEPAVVEITGRRIVNISHLLKQLTELAKHGNVCTQGQYKITSERRVGVMSYLYYECIMCEKTVTVTTEEDTRKEEVNDAFVWGALSVGIGHYQSQEMMAILDVPIMDKRKWQRHEIRIEEVWEEKLETYMQKNGTVERKKALERGHVDNDGVPYISVYVDGAWCMRTYGHAFNAASGVACIIGVETNGLLFIGIKNKYCYVCNQTKPGEESKQHLCYKNFSGASTAMEQEILVQGFCECENMHGLRYKFIVGDGDSSTYVKIQQNVSYGRHVVKMECANHAVKNYTGKLHKIAKDTVHPISGRKCLSQLIPRLTRAARSAISSAGRSNSNSEILRADLRNGPHHVFGDHSNCRDTYCSRKDYNEEDKVALLLPTTLWPALQMALDPLVQKADRLVGNYTTNQAERFMSLVSKFSGGKRTDVGKKGRYKRCCLASGLSHVKGPHWHASPLKKMFGRSPGAICKKVFNTRARASERGIKRKSARQSLFKDEPPRKQKRLSAGADCNYGPQAAQPDIEPGEMESRKRAVLDRLENEAGTPELCSVLEKKTVGQHGNIAWREARLDRLTASLFMKVCKMRDDTSCHNNVVAVVNPREINTDAVKYGRINEPTAIKIYESKFGDRVVPCGLFVDPEHPYLGASPDGIISSDRIIEIKCLPSLNQLKLKNPSVTTIRDACKIKKMAVHLNSKGEIILDKKSSNYYQLQGQLNICRVRYATLVLFCDFDTEFISVERDVNFWSNEMLPKLKRFYLECVLPEIADPRHSRGLRCRDPDYIREAQERKKITKGKNSASTRDCNTTLLP, from the exons atgccaaagaaacctccaccaagcagagtacacaaaagaacaaaactatcgaaagccattagagcgcttagaaaaaagaataaagaaag gataacttgtgaagaatctcgtacagacggcaccggttgtgatgactcattgttaccagagcaggggccatctcgtgtacacgaagtgacatgtgaaacctcaacacaactcgaaactca TGAGTACGAGTCTGGAGAAGAAACAATTCCAGATAGTGATGAATGGTTGCCACAACTAACAGTTACAACAGAACCCGCGGTTGTTGAAATCACTGGTCGACGAATAGTAAATATTAGTCACTTACTAAAACAACTAACAGAGCTGGCAAAACATGGCAATGTTTGCACTCAGGGACAATACAAGATTACTTCAGAAAGGAGGGTTGGCGTGATGAGTTACTTATATTACGAGTGTATAATGTGTGAGAAAACTGTGACTGTAACAACAGAAGAAGATACGAGAAAAGAAGAAGTCAACGACGCTTTCGTGTGGGGTGCATTGTCAGTTGGAATTGGCCATTATCAAAGTCAAGAGATGATGGCCATCTTGGACGTTCCCATCATGGATAAGCGAAAATGGCAAAGACATGAAATTCGTATTGAAGAg GTCTGGGAAGAAAAACTGGAgacatacatgcaaaaaaatggAACAGTAGAGAGAAAGAAGGCCTTGGAAAGAGGCCACGTAGACAACGATGGCGTTCCGTACATCTCTGTTTATGTAGACGGTGCATGGTGTATGCGAACATACGGACATGCTTTCAACGCAGCATCAGGGgtt GCATGCATAATCGGAGTTGAAACCAATGGATTGCTATTcattggaataaaaaataaatattgctacGTATGTAATCAGACTAAACCAGGAGAAGAAAGTAAACAACATTTGTGTTATAAGAACTTCTCTGGTGCTTCTACTGCGATGGAACAGGAAATTTTAGTGCAAGGATTTTGTGAGTGTGAAAATATGCATGGGTTACGATATAAATTCATAGTAGGAGATGGTGATTCCAGTACCTACGTAAAAATTCAACAAAACGTAAGCTACGGGAGGCATGTTGTGAAAATGGAATGTGCAAATCACGCTGTAAAAAACTACACAGGAAAACTGCATAAAATTGCAAAGGATACAGTTCATCCTATATCGGGACGAAAGTGTCTGTCTCAATTAATTCCACGCCTTACACGAGCAGCGAGATCAGCAATTTCAAGTGCTGGTCGCAGCAACAGCAACAGTGAAATACTTCGTGCAGATCTCAGAAATGGACCTCACCACGTGTTTGGGGACCACAGTAACTGTCGCGATACTTACTGTAGCCGTAAGGATTACAATGAGGAAGATAAAGTGGCCTTGCTATTGCCAACTACTTTATGGCCGGCTCTTCAGATGGCACTAGATCCATTGGTACAAAAAGCTGATAGATTAGTTGGAAACTACACCACAAATCAAGCAGAACGCTTCATGAGCCTTGTATCAAAGTTCTCTGGTGGTAAACGTACAGACGTAGGCAAGAAGGGACGTTACAAACGGTGTTGTTTGGCGTCAGGCTTGTCTCACGTTAAAGGGCCACATTGGCATGCTTcaccactaaaaaaaatgtttggtcgaAGCCCAGGAGCTATATGTAAAAAAGTGTTCAATACACGAGCTAGAGCTTCAGAAAGGGGCATAAAGAGAAAATCAGCACGTCAGAGTTTATTTAAAGACGAGCCTCCCAGAAAACAAAAACGTCTATCTGCCGGAGCAGATTGTAACTATGGTCCTCAGGCAGCTCAACCTGACATAGAACCAGGAGAAATGGAGAGTAGGAAAAGAGCTGTTCTTGATAGGCTTGAAAACGAAGCAGGTACTCCTGAACTGTGCTCCGTATTGGAGAAAAAAACGGTGGGTCAACATGGCAACATCGCGTGGAGAGAAGCGAGGCTTGATCGTCTCACTGCATCACTTTTTATGAAAGTGTGTAAAATGCGTGATGACACATCGTGTCATAACAACGTTGTAGCTGTTGTAAATCCCCGGGAAATTAACACGGATGCTGTGAAATATGGAAGGATTAATGAGCCAACTGCCATTAAAATTTACGAAAGTAAGTTTGGTGACAGAGTAGTGCCATGCGGGCTGTTTGTTGATCCTGAGCACCCATATCTTGGAGCTAGCCCTGATGGTATTATAAGTTCAGatagaattattgaaataaaatgtctTCCTTCTCTTAACCAGCTTAAACTAAAAAATCCCTCAGTAACCACTATCCGGGATGCATGTAAGATCAAAAAGATGGCAGTACACTTAAACAGCAAAGGAGAAATCATTTTGGACAAGAAAAGTTCGAATTACTATCAGCTGCAGGGGCAACTCAACATTTGTAGAGTAAGGTACGCTactcttgttttgttttgtgatttCGACACAGAATTTATTTCTGTGGAACGAGATGTAAATTTTTGGTCAAACGAAATGCTTCCGAAGCTAAAAAGGTTTTATCTTGAATGCGTACTGCCTGAAATAGCTGATCCCAGGCACAGCCGTGGTCTGAGGTGCAGAGATCCAGATTACATCAGAGAagcacaagaaagaaagaaaattaccAAGGGAAAAAATTCAGCATCAACTAGAGATTGCAATACGACGTTGCTGCCTTAA
- the LOC134534473 gene encoding uncharacterized protein LOC134534473 isoform X2, protein MSYLYYECIMCEKTVTVTTEEDTRKEEVNDAFVWGALSVGIGHYQSQEMMAILDVPIMDKRKWQRHEIRIEEVWEEKLETYMQKNGTVERKKALERGHVDNDGVPYISVYVDGAWCMRTYGHAFNAASGVACIIGVETNGLLFIGIKNKYCYVCNQTKPGEESKQHLCYKNFSGASTAMEQEILVQGFCECENMHGLRYKFIVGDGDSSTYVKIQQNVSYGRHVVKMECANHAVKNYTGKLHKIAKDTVHPISGRKCLSQLIPRLTRAARSAISSAGRSNSNSEILRADLRNGPHHVFGDHSNCRDTYCSRKDYNEEDKVALLLPTTLWPALQMALDPLVQKADRLVGNYTTNQAERFMSLVSKFSGGKRTDVGKKGRYKRCCLASGLSHVKGPHWHASPLKKMFGRSPGAICKKVFNTRARASERGIKRKSARQSLFKDEPPRKQKRLSAGADCNYGPQAAQPDIEPGEMESRKRAVLDRLENEAGTPELCSVLEKKTVGQHGNIAWREARLDRLTASLFMKVCKMRDDTSCHNNVVAVVNPREINTDAVKYGRINEPTAIKIYESKFGDRVVPCGLFVDPEHPYLGASPDGIISSDRIIEIKCLPSLNQLKLKNPSVTTIRDACKIKKMAVHLNSKGEIILDKKSSNYYQLQGQLNICRVRYATLVLFCDFDTEFISVERDVNFWSNEMLPKLKRFYLECVLPEIADPRHSRGLRCRDPDYIREAQERKKITKGKNSASTRDCNTTLLP, encoded by the exons ATGAGTTACTTATATTACGAGTGTATAATGTGTGAGAAAACTGTGACTGTAACAACAGAAGAAGATACGAGAAAAGAAGAAGTCAACGACGCTTTCGTGTGGGGTGCATTGTCAGTTGGAATTGGCCATTATCAAAGTCAAGAGATGATGGCCATCTTGGACGTTCCCATCATGGATAAGCGAAAATGGCAAAGACATGAAATTCGTATTGAAGAg GTCTGGGAAGAAAAACTGGAgacatacatgcaaaaaaatggAACAGTAGAGAGAAAGAAGGCCTTGGAAAGAGGCCACGTAGACAACGATGGCGTTCCGTACATCTCTGTTTATGTAGACGGTGCATGGTGTATGCGAACATACGGACATGCTTTCAACGCAGCATCAGGGgtt GCATGCATAATCGGAGTTGAAACCAATGGATTGCTATTcattggaataaaaaataaatattgctacGTATGTAATCAGACTAAACCAGGAGAAGAAAGTAAACAACATTTGTGTTATAAGAACTTCTCTGGTGCTTCTACTGCGATGGAACAGGAAATTTTAGTGCAAGGATTTTGTGAGTGTGAAAATATGCATGGGTTACGATATAAATTCATAGTAGGAGATGGTGATTCCAGTACCTACGTAAAAATTCAACAAAACGTAAGCTACGGGAGGCATGTTGTGAAAATGGAATGTGCAAATCACGCTGTAAAAAACTACACAGGAAAACTGCATAAAATTGCAAAGGATACAGTTCATCCTATATCGGGACGAAAGTGTCTGTCTCAATTAATTCCACGCCTTACACGAGCAGCGAGATCAGCAATTTCAAGTGCTGGTCGCAGCAACAGCAACAGTGAAATACTTCGTGCAGATCTCAGAAATGGACCTCACCACGTGTTTGGGGACCACAGTAACTGTCGCGATACTTACTGTAGCCGTAAGGATTACAATGAGGAAGATAAAGTGGCCTTGCTATTGCCAACTACTTTATGGCCGGCTCTTCAGATGGCACTAGATCCATTGGTACAAAAAGCTGATAGATTAGTTGGAAACTACACCACAAATCAAGCAGAACGCTTCATGAGCCTTGTATCAAAGTTCTCTGGTGGTAAACGTACAGACGTAGGCAAGAAGGGACGTTACAAACGGTGTTGTTTGGCGTCAGGCTTGTCTCACGTTAAAGGGCCACATTGGCATGCTTcaccactaaaaaaaatgtttggtcgaAGCCCAGGAGCTATATGTAAAAAAGTGTTCAATACACGAGCTAGAGCTTCAGAAAGGGGCATAAAGAGAAAATCAGCACGTCAGAGTTTATTTAAAGACGAGCCTCCCAGAAAACAAAAACGTCTATCTGCCGGAGCAGATTGTAACTATGGTCCTCAGGCAGCTCAACCTGACATAGAACCAGGAGAAATGGAGAGTAGGAAAAGAGCTGTTCTTGATAGGCTTGAAAACGAAGCAGGTACTCCTGAACTGTGCTCCGTATTGGAGAAAAAAACGGTGGGTCAACATGGCAACATCGCGTGGAGAGAAGCGAGGCTTGATCGTCTCACTGCATCACTTTTTATGAAAGTGTGTAAAATGCGTGATGACACATCGTGTCATAACAACGTTGTAGCTGTTGTAAATCCCCGGGAAATTAACACGGATGCTGTGAAATATGGAAGGATTAATGAGCCAACTGCCATTAAAATTTACGAAAGTAAGTTTGGTGACAGAGTAGTGCCATGCGGGCTGTTTGTTGATCCTGAGCACCCATATCTTGGAGCTAGCCCTGATGGTATTATAAGTTCAGatagaattattgaaataaaatgtctTCCTTCTCTTAACCAGCTTAAACTAAAAAATCCCTCAGTAACCACTATCCGGGATGCATGTAAGATCAAAAAGATGGCAGTACACTTAAACAGCAAAGGAGAAATCATTTTGGACAAGAAAAGTTCGAATTACTATCAGCTGCAGGGGCAACTCAACATTTGTAGAGTAAGGTACGCTactcttgttttgttttgtgatttCGACACAGAATTTATTTCTGTGGAACGAGATGTAAATTTTTGGTCAAACGAAATGCTTCCGAAGCTAAAAAGGTTTTATCTTGAATGCGTACTGCCTGAAATAGCTGATCCCAGGCACAGCCGTGGTCTGAGGTGCAGAGATCCAGATTACATCAGAGAagcacaagaaagaaagaaaattaccAAGGGAAAAAATTCAGCATCAACTAGAGATTGCAATACGACGTTGCTGCCTTAA
- the LOC134534473 gene encoding uncharacterized protein LOC134534473 isoform X3 — MEQEILVQGFCECENMHGLRYKFIVGDGDSSTYVKIQQNVSYGRHVVKMECANHAVKNYTGKLHKIAKDTVHPISGRKCLSQLIPRLTRAARSAISSAGRSNSNSEILRADLRNGPHHVFGDHSNCRDTYCSRKDYNEEDKVALLLPTTLWPALQMALDPLVQKADRLVGNYTTNQAERFMSLVSKFSGGKRTDVGKKGRYKRCCLASGLSHVKGPHWHASPLKKMFGRSPGAICKKVFNTRARASERGIKRKSARQSLFKDEPPRKQKRLSAGADCNYGPQAAQPDIEPGEMESRKRAVLDRLENEAGTPELCSVLEKKTVGQHGNIAWREARLDRLTASLFMKVCKMRDDTSCHNNVVAVVNPREINTDAVKYGRINEPTAIKIYESKFGDRVVPCGLFVDPEHPYLGASPDGIISSDRIIEIKCLPSLNQLKLKNPSVTTIRDACKIKKMAVHLNSKGEIILDKKSSNYYQLQGQLNICRVRYATLVLFCDFDTEFISVERDVNFWSNEMLPKLKRFYLECVLPEIADPRHSRGLRCRDPDYIREAQERKKITKGKNSASTRDCNTTLLP; from the coding sequence ATGGAACAGGAAATTTTAGTGCAAGGATTTTGTGAGTGTGAAAATATGCATGGGTTACGATATAAATTCATAGTAGGAGATGGTGATTCCAGTACCTACGTAAAAATTCAACAAAACGTAAGCTACGGGAGGCATGTTGTGAAAATGGAATGTGCAAATCACGCTGTAAAAAACTACACAGGAAAACTGCATAAAATTGCAAAGGATACAGTTCATCCTATATCGGGACGAAAGTGTCTGTCTCAATTAATTCCACGCCTTACACGAGCAGCGAGATCAGCAATTTCAAGTGCTGGTCGCAGCAACAGCAACAGTGAAATACTTCGTGCAGATCTCAGAAATGGACCTCACCACGTGTTTGGGGACCACAGTAACTGTCGCGATACTTACTGTAGCCGTAAGGATTACAATGAGGAAGATAAAGTGGCCTTGCTATTGCCAACTACTTTATGGCCGGCTCTTCAGATGGCACTAGATCCATTGGTACAAAAAGCTGATAGATTAGTTGGAAACTACACCACAAATCAAGCAGAACGCTTCATGAGCCTTGTATCAAAGTTCTCTGGTGGTAAACGTACAGACGTAGGCAAGAAGGGACGTTACAAACGGTGTTGTTTGGCGTCAGGCTTGTCTCACGTTAAAGGGCCACATTGGCATGCTTcaccactaaaaaaaatgtttggtcgaAGCCCAGGAGCTATATGTAAAAAAGTGTTCAATACACGAGCTAGAGCTTCAGAAAGGGGCATAAAGAGAAAATCAGCACGTCAGAGTTTATTTAAAGACGAGCCTCCCAGAAAACAAAAACGTCTATCTGCCGGAGCAGATTGTAACTATGGTCCTCAGGCAGCTCAACCTGACATAGAACCAGGAGAAATGGAGAGTAGGAAAAGAGCTGTTCTTGATAGGCTTGAAAACGAAGCAGGTACTCCTGAACTGTGCTCCGTATTGGAGAAAAAAACGGTGGGTCAACATGGCAACATCGCGTGGAGAGAAGCGAGGCTTGATCGTCTCACTGCATCACTTTTTATGAAAGTGTGTAAAATGCGTGATGACACATCGTGTCATAACAACGTTGTAGCTGTTGTAAATCCCCGGGAAATTAACACGGATGCTGTGAAATATGGAAGGATTAATGAGCCAACTGCCATTAAAATTTACGAAAGTAAGTTTGGTGACAGAGTAGTGCCATGCGGGCTGTTTGTTGATCCTGAGCACCCATATCTTGGAGCTAGCCCTGATGGTATTATAAGTTCAGatagaattattgaaataaaatgtctTCCTTCTCTTAACCAGCTTAAACTAAAAAATCCCTCAGTAACCACTATCCGGGATGCATGTAAGATCAAAAAGATGGCAGTACACTTAAACAGCAAAGGAGAAATCATTTTGGACAAGAAAAGTTCGAATTACTATCAGCTGCAGGGGCAACTCAACATTTGTAGAGTAAGGTACGCTactcttgttttgttttgtgatttCGACACAGAATTTATTTCTGTGGAACGAGATGTAAATTTTTGGTCAAACGAAATGCTTCCGAAGCTAAAAAGGTTTTATCTTGAATGCGTACTGCCTGAAATAGCTGATCCCAGGCACAGCCGTGGTCTGAGGTGCAGAGATCCAGATTACATCAGAGAagcacaagaaagaaagaaaattaccAAGGGAAAAAATTCAGCATCAACTAGAGATTGCAATACGACGTTGCTGCCTTAA